The genomic segment GAGTGAGTTCGAGGTCGGTGGTGCTGGTGTGCTGACCGCTCTTGGACCATTCGGTCTCGCCGTGCCGAAGCAGGACCAGCCGATGTGTACCGACGCTCACGCCCACTGATTCTGCCCGATGACCAGGCGCGCCGTGGCAGCCGGGACGGTTCGCGGCAGAACCTGCAAGGATGGTCTGCGTGACCCGAGTATTGGCGGTGGCCAACCAAAAGGGTGGGGTGGCCAAGACAACCACGGTCGCGTCCTTGGGGGCGGCTTTCGCGGACGCGGGCAAGCGTGTGTTGCTGGTCGACCTGGACCCACAGGGCTGTCTGACGTTCTCGCTGGGCACCGACCCGGACAAGCTGCCGGTGTCGGTGCACGAGGTGCTGCTCGGCGACGTCGAACCGAACGCGGCGCTGGTCGACACGGCCGAGGGCATGACGCTGCTGCCGGCCAACATCGACCTGGCCGGCGCGGAAGCCATGCTGCTGATGCGGGCCGGTCGCGAGTACGCCCTCAAACGCGCGCTGGACAAGCTCGACCAGTTCGACGTGGTGATCATCGACTGTCCGCCGTCGTTGGGTGTGCTCACGCTCAACGGTCTGACCGCCGCCGACGAAGTGATCGTGCCGCTGCAGTGCGAGACGCTGGCGCACCGCGGGGTGGGGCAGTTCCTGCGCACGGTCGACGACGTGCAGCAGATCACCAACCCGAACCTGAAGCTGCTGGGCGCGCTGCCGACGCTGTACGACTCGCGCACCACGCACAGCCGCGACGTTCTGCTCGACGTCGCCGACCGCTACAACTTGCCGGTGCTGGCGCCGCCGATCCCGCGCACGGTGCGCTTCGCGGAGGCCAGCGCGTCCGGGTCGTCGGTGCTGGCGGGCCGAAAGAGCAAGGGCGGCATGGCTTATCGCGATCTGGCGGCCGCGCTGCTGAAGCATTGGAAGTCCGGCAAGGCGCTGCCGACCTTCACGCCGGAGATCTAAGTCTTCGGGCCGAACGCGGCGACTGCGTCACCGTGCTGCTCGATCACCATCGAGCCGGTGACGGTCGGGACCACCGGACCGGATCCGGCGGGGTGCGTGACGGGAATGATGCGTTCGCTGGTGCCGTTGGTCGGCTCGTAGACCCCGATGCCGGTGGTGAGCGGGATGAGCAGCCGGCCGGCCATCATCGCGCCGGGACCTAGCGGAGCCACCGCCGCGGACGCCTGGATCGTGTAGCGGTAGGACAGCCGGGCGTCGAAAACCTCCACGCTGTCGCCGGTCCACCAGGTGTAGAGATCGCCCGCGTGGGTGACGGCCTGAGCTGAATTGGCAAGCACCGGAGGCTTTTTCAGCAGCGTGCTGGCGATCTTGCTGCCGGTCTCGTCGTACACGGCGATCTGCGGTTGCGGCGACGGCAGGTACACCGCGGTGGTGGTGCCCTCCACCGCCAGCACGCGCGCCTCGGAATCGGCGGCGACACCCGGTAGCGGGACGTTTTTGGTGTCGGGTTCGTCTTCTTCCTTCGCCGGCTTGAGCAGCGTCAGGCGCAGGTCCTTCTGGTCGCGGCAGGCTTCCATCACCGACACCGCTTCGTCGCTGGCCGCCGCCGACATCAGCGTGCAACCGGCCCCGACACCCTGATTGACCGGTTTGACCCGGGCGTCGATCTCGCCGTAGGACAGCATCCGCACCAGATCTGAGCGCCACAACTCCAACCGGGTCGGCCCGGCCGACAGCACGGCGCTGCCGTTGGAGCTGAGGACCACGTGCTTGTCGGCGTATGCGGTGCGGGTCGGGCCGCGCCGACCGGTGCCGCCGCTGATACTGCTGACCTGTCCGCAGCCGCGCGCGTCGGGGTACACCGCGACGGCGAGGTCGTAGACGTAGGACACCCCGCACAGATTGGTGTCGCGGGCATACGTCCACCGGATCTGGCCGGTCTGCGGATCATGGCCGTCGACGGTCCGCCCGTCGCCGGTCACCACGGTGCCGCCCACCACGATCGGGCTCAGCGTGCGCGGGCTCGTCGCGGTCCACAGCTGGTTCAGCGTGTCGGGAACCACCCGCGCCGGGACCGGATTGGGCGTCGGCGAGGTGGCGGGCCGGCTGATCGTGGCCCGCGCGGAGCTGTTCCACCAGAACAGTGCGGCGATGACGGCCACAACAAGCGCGATCGTCGCCGCGGCGACGAGATCGCCTCTGGTGCGGCGCTCGGGTCTGACCATCTAGGCGACGATAGCGGTCGTCAGCCTGCGGTTGCGGGGGCCTCGGCGGTGTTGCGCGGACGACGCCGGCGACGCCGCTTGCGGGCCGGGCTGTCGTCGCCGCCCTCGGCCTTGACGGTGGCACCGTCGGCCGGGGCGTCCGTCGTCTCGACGTGCCCGGTGGCGCCCTGGCCGCCGCGGGTGCGACGACGCGACCGGTTGCGGCTGGGCCGCTCGCGGTTGGAGTCGGTGGAGCTGATCCGGGTGCCGTCCTGCGCCTTGCTGGGCGACTTGGCGCCCTGCGACTTGCGCGCGGCGCCGATCGAGCCGCCGGCCTCGGTCGGGATGTTCAGTTCGGTGTACAGGTGCGGGGAGCTGGAGTAGGTCTCCGCCGGGTCGGGGCACTCGAGCTTGAGGGCCTTGTCGATCATCGACCAGCGCTCCAGCTCGTCCCAGTCGACCAGGGTGATCGCGATACCGGTCTTGCCGGCGCGGCCGGTGCGCCCGATGCGGTGCACGTAGGCCTGCTCGTCCTCGGGAATCTGGTAGTTGATGACGTGCGTGATGTCGTCGATGTCGATGCCTCGGGCCGCCACGTCCGTAGCCACGAGCACATCGATATCGCCGTTGCGGAACGCCTTGAGTGCTTTCTCGCGGGCGATCTGGCCGAGGTCACCGTGCACGGCGCCGACTTTGAAGCCGCGCTCGGCCAGCTCGTCGGACACCTTCTGCGCGGTCCGCTTGGTGCGGGTGAAGATCATCGTCGCGCCGCGGCCTTCGGCCTGCAGGATGCGGCTGACCATCTCGACCTTGTCGAGTGCGTGCGCGCGGTAGACGAACTGCTCGGTGGTGTCGTGGGTGGCCGACCCCTGCACGCCTTCGGCCCGGATGTGGGTGGGCTGGTTCATGAAGGTGCGGGCCAGCGTGATGATCGGATCCGGCATGGTCGCCGAGAACAGCATGGCCTGCCGCTCGCTCGGGATCTGCTTGAGGATCCGCTCGATATCGGGCAGGAAGCCCAGGTCAAGCATTTCGTCGGCCTCGTCGAGCACCAGCACCGACAGGCCGCCGAGCTGCAGGTGCCCCTGCTGGGCGAGGTCGAGGAGGCGGCCCGGGGTGCCGACGACCACGTCAACACCCTTCTGCAGCGCCTCGATCTGCGGCTCGTACGGGCGGCCGCCGTAGATGGCGGTGACGGTCAGCTTGCGGGACTCGTCGGCCTGCAGGTACTTCGATGCGGCGACGAGGTCACCATGGACCTGCAGGCAGAGCTCGCGGGTCGGGACCACGACGAGCGCGCGCGGAGTACCGGTCAGCGGTCGCGTGGTGTCGGTGGTGATGCGGTGCAGCAGGGGCACACCGAACGCGAGGGTCTTGCCCATGCCGGTGCGGGCCTGGCCGATGAGGTCGTCGCCGGCCAGGGCCATCGGCAGGGTCTGTTCCTGGATGGCGAAGGCGTATTCCTTGCCTTCTTCGGCGAGGGCGCGGACGATCTCGTCACGCACTCCGAGCTGGGCGAATGAAAGCTGGGGGTGAGTTGTCAATGGTGTCATGTGGTGGCGTTGTGCCTTCCGTAGTCGGTCCTCGAATGCGTTGTCACGCGCGCACGAGTTCTGACTTCGGAATGGACTCGGGCTCAAATTATCGATGCCCCGAATCGCCGGGCCCTGCACTGAGGGAGGCGGGCCCACTGCGTGCACGCACATTTCCTTGACCACGCCTCACGGCGTTCGTCAGCCCCCATCATAGCTGGTCGCGCTCTCCGAGACGGATCGGCGCTCCAGCCGGGACTACAGTGACGGCCATGACCGCCCCTCAGCC from the Mycolicibacterium crocinum genome contains:
- a CDS encoding DEAD/DEAH box helicase; translation: MTPLTTHPQLSFAQLGVRDEIVRALAEEGKEYAFAIQEQTLPMALAGDDLIGQARTGMGKTLAFGVPLLHRITTDTTRPLTGTPRALVVVPTRELCLQVHGDLVAASKYLQADESRKLTVTAIYGGRPYEPQIEALQKGVDVVVGTPGRLLDLAQQGHLQLGGLSVLVLDEADEMLDLGFLPDIERILKQIPSERQAMLFSATMPDPIITLARTFMNQPTHIRAEGVQGSATHDTTEQFVYRAHALDKVEMVSRILQAEGRGATMIFTRTKRTAQKVSDELAERGFKVGAVHGDLGQIAREKALKAFRNGDIDVLVATDVAARGIDIDDITHVINYQIPEDEQAYVHRIGRTGRAGKTGIAITLVDWDELERWSMIDKALKLECPDPAETYSSSPHLYTELNIPTEAGGSIGAARKSQGAKSPSKAQDGTRISSTDSNRERPSRNRSRRRTRGGQGATGHVETTDAPADGATVKAEGGDDSPARKRRRRRRPRNTAEAPATAG
- a CDS encoding Rv3212 family protein — its product is MVRPERRTRGDLVAAATIALVVAVIAALFWWNSSARATISRPATSPTPNPVPARVVPDTLNQLWTATSPRTLSPIVVGGTVVTGDGRTVDGHDPQTGQIRWTYARDTNLCGVSYVYDLAVAVYPDARGCGQVSSISGGTGRRGPTRTAYADKHVVLSSNGSAVLSAGPTRLELWRSDLVRMLSYGEIDARVKPVNQGVGAGCTLMSAAASDEAVSVMEACRDQKDLRLTLLKPAKEEDEPDTKNVPLPGVAADSEARVLAVEGTTTAVYLPSPQPQIAVYDETGSKIASTLLKKPPVLANSAQAVTHAGDLYTWWTGDSVEVFDARLSYRYTIQASAAVAPLGPGAMMAGRLLIPLTTGIGVYEPTNGTSERIIPVTHPAGSGPVVPTVTGSMVIEQHGDAVAAFGPKT
- a CDS encoding ParA family protein, which translates into the protein MVCVTRVLAVANQKGGVAKTTTVASLGAAFADAGKRVLLVDLDPQGCLTFSLGTDPDKLPVSVHEVLLGDVEPNAALVDTAEGMTLLPANIDLAGAEAMLLMRAGREYALKRALDKLDQFDVVIIDCPPSLGVLTLNGLTAADEVIVPLQCETLAHRGVGQFLRTVDDVQQITNPNLKLLGALPTLYDSRTTHSRDVLLDVADRYNLPVLAPPIPRTVRFAEASASGSSVLAGRKSKGGMAYRDLAAALLKHWKSGKALPTFTPEI